The window TCATCCACTCCCTCCCAGAGGATCTGTaagtcatttgtttttttggacaCTTAATAAAGCTGCAATGGTTGTACATGACCGTTGATTTGTTAATTCAGATTTGCTAGCTGTGGTTATTGTGCAGGCTTTGATAAATGAGCTTCAAAGATGTTTTTGACTCTGGCTTATAATTCTTTATTGATATGTAGAACAGCTGGACACTTCACAAACATCAAGTTATGTACAGGAAGCACTAGGTTAGAGAAGGCTAGCATACTTCACCTTATGGCACTTAGCTGTGTTTCAAGGCTGCTGTTTGCACGATTGATAGGAGAAAGTGGAATGttaatcagaatcagttttTAGAGCAATTAAGTGCTTGAAATACTTATCAAATAAATTACACCAAGTTAAGAGATAATGACCTACAGAGAAGGTAGCATGTCTTCCAAAGCCTGTCCATTACTGGGCttgttttagtttcactttttcAGTTAAGGGTCTGAAATTTacttttcactgcctgccactgtggcaggcaagtattttatTTGTCTGTCACTTAGacattttatctgccacttttgaaatctatgtgCTAAATGAAGAActttttagatctgatgtcattcaatatatcttttatattgctgtgaaaacatctccttcgtACAACTGGacttattcaagtttctcgccaaaaactacattgtacgagattacatttgaacacatcacgaTAAAGTTAGAATCTACCTTTGCTCAATGGTCATTTTCACTGAGAATTTTCAACtgattctctattcccatctctagcgttttccctgtctgccaaagtggcggatggcctgtCAATTTTCaattgctaatttcagacccagCGGGtaattttaaaaggaaaaacatccaATCTTCATTAATTTCTTGCCAACAAACTACCACCTGCAGTATGGTGCATGTTTAGCACAGAATACCAGGTTGTAAGAACCATTTCTAGTTACTTCTGGTGTAAGGTTAAGGTGTCTGTATACACTAGAATTACATCATCTAGGCATCTAAAATCCTCTAACATTAAGTCACAGCTATTACCTGAGGAAGGGTGAATTTAAGCAAAGTTCACAGTGAGAACGGATAAGATCCAACAATTACAAATCATATCACTCAAGTACAGTGATTTGGAAGAATCCAGGTAAACCGTTACTGTTTTATGTCATGACCTGCCATGTAAACGACTTTACAGTTTTAAGTATCCCTTATACATTAAAAAGATCAGAGTGCAATCTATGAAGCAGCATTAGGTTTTCGACTCAAACCGTCTCCACACACATGGCGATGCCCATCCCTCCTCCAATGCAGAGAGAAGCCACGCCCTTCTGACCTCCAGTCCTCTGGAGCGCGTGCAACAAGGTCACCAGCACTCTGCAGCCGGACATACCGATGGGATGGCCCAGAGAGATGGCGCCTCCGCTCACATTCACCTGAGCAGAGGAGGACAGAAAGCGTGAGTGTTACAATGCTGTTTTACACACAGTTCAGGCTGTTAACGGACACGCTGCATGAACATGACTCAAAGTGATGCGGGGCCGTGAGAGTTACCTTGTCTAGATTCAGGCCAAGCTCTTTGACCACAGCAATAGACTGGGCAGAAAAAGCTTCATTGATCTCAAATAGGTCGACTTGATCCAGCTGCCAGCCGGCTTTCTCAACCTGTCGGAGGAGAACAACACGAGAATAATAAAGACAAAGAAGcattttctcaattgtttatcACATTTTGGTGCTTCTGATTTCTCACCGCTTTCCTGATGGATGGTATTGGTCCAGTTCCCATGATAGAAGGGTCAAGGCCAGCTTGAGCCCACGCTACGATTCTGGCCATGGGTTTTAGGCCACGCCTCCcagcctctgattggctcaTTAGGACAGTTGCTGCTGCTCCATCATTAATACCTACAGTAAAAAATTAAAGCAGAGGCAGGCATGTGTTTGGTTAATGAGATAAAcctcagtgacatcatctgtgTCAAAAAATGATGGAGCACCAACTGTCAGACCTGAGGCGTTGCCAGCGGTGACGGTGCCACTGCTGTTCTTAATGAAGCAGGGTCTCAGTTTGGACATGCTGTCCATGTTGCTGCCGTGGCGAGGATACTCATCCGTCTTCACCTCCACCGGACCTGAAGATCACAGACCAATGTTACAGTGCATGCACATCAAGGGACACATGAGACGATGATAAAATCACTGAGCAACTCCTCGCCTTTTCTGGACGGCACCATGACCGGGACGATCTCCTGATCAAAATGTCCTGCTTTCTGTGCAGCCTCCGTCTTGTTCTGGGACTGGACGGCGAACAGATCCTGCTCCTCTCGACTGACTTCCCACTGCTTCGCCACATTCTCAGCTGAGGAAAATATATAAGAGGATTTATCACAACAATAAATACTCATCAAGTTGTGTGACGACCAGGCGTTTGTATATTCTCACCTGTGATGCCCATGTGGTAGCCGTGGAAGGCGTCTGTCAGGCCGTCGGCCACCATGGAGTCCTGCAGGGACGCATCGCCcatcttcactccagctctcATTTGCAGTGTGTGAGGAGCCTGTGGAGAGACCAGGACACAAACAGATAAGACACCTTATCGTTGAGGAAATATCACTCTTTTCACCCCTTGACTGCTGGAACACATTGGGACTAAAAAAATTCTGATTTGATCATTAGCATAATCAACGGCCCTAATAGTGCCATATAAGGCTACCTGTGGGtttcaattttcattcacaaaaaactCTTGTATGACAAATGTCATACaagagtaaaaagaaaaatattcacaCCCCGGAGTTTCAAGTTCTGTGGTTGGAAGCAGACAAAAAGATAACAGGTTTGACAGTCACTAGTCATATTATATCCGTAGTCTTATTTGAGTGTTCTGATATGAAATTAAATGCTAAAAATGCCTGAAAGAATTTCAATACCTACTTTGATTCTTACTTGCCCTGTGAAGAAGGGCAGTTCATGACTCGTACGACACGTCTGGACCACTCGAGAATTTTGTTTGTTccttataattaaattaaagtgtAACAAAATTTGTGAATGCTACAAATTCTCCTGAATCACCCGTACGTGACACTTAAGAACGAATGAGGTTCGTTAAAGGATTTACATCTAGGGTTGggtatcttttcaaaatattaatGTCAATACTAGAGCCATTTAGATCAAAATGTTGGTACTGATACTGAAAAGATTTTATACCTTaaaaaggtagggttggtagtgctgttcaaatatttttttgttatatttgttgaaattctcattacatcccgacagcaatcaataaatcaaatgctctgacagaaaaaaaatctggtatctgagGCTGTCGCTGGTATATACACACCAGCAAAGCAAGTATAAagtctaacaaaaaaaaaaaatggcacatttttttatatgatCAGATactattttataaattaaaaaggtaCATTTATAATAGGCATTTAAAGAACATGCCCACACACTCCATTATCCATCTGATCTGATTGCAATTTCATATTCCCCTCTGACGCTCCTTGTGTCCTAACCTACCCGGCTCATGCTCTCCATGCCCCCTGCCACCACCACAGCGGACTCTCCAGTCTGGATGGACTGAGCTCCCAGACACACAGCCTTCAGCCCAGAGCCACACACCATCTGGCAGCTCCAGGCCGGGACGGGGTAGGGGATACCAGCCCCAACGCTGGCCTGACGCGCCGGGTTCTGCCCCTGACCTGAAGGACAGAAATGGAAAAATACAATAGAGGTGAACACCAATGAGACAAAATGAGTGGAAATATGGCAAAAGAGAAGCCATGTCTtgccaaacaacaacaactgttaaCCCAACACATATTATATGGGATATAGAATACAGGACTTCTGTCACGCTTTTATCTCAGTGCTGAGCTGAACTTTCACCTGCTGTTAGGACGTGTCCCATGATAACCTCAGAGACCTCATCTGGCTTCACCCCAGCCCGCTTCAGAACGTCCTTGATCACCACTGAGCACAGGTCAGGCAGAGGGACAGTGGACAGAGCGCCGTTCAAGGACCCTGTGGAAAAATGGAGTGAGAGATATTGTAGCATGAGCACATAATCAGGGACACAGTGGAGGGTCAACCCACTTCATCCACCATGTGCTGCATTTTTAGGCCAACGCTGCCCAAATAAGTTATCAAATTGAAGTTCcttaaagttgttttgttggtgTTGATTGTAGCGTTAAAacgattagtcaattagtcgattagctgataaaaaaaaattaattgccAACAGTTTTGACAGTGTGATCTacatatcatattttataacaatcattttggacccgccaaaagtttttttaaatgattaattcactatcataatattttttcaggaaaagccatacttttattagCCACCTTTCTAAGAGTtatgtggatgtattattattattattttttgttttgttttttgttttaaatgatcTGTCTAGAttaaaaagttaacaataagacctttaagttaaGCCTGCTATTTGTCAGTGTCATGTAGGGTTATCCTGCTGTTACATTGTTAACTTTACTGGATACACAGTGGCCTTGGCATGCTATCAAATTAAATGTATCACATCTTGGACACGCCCAGCTAGCTGTGACGCGCTGTTCTAAGTAACCAATGGTAGACCGCGCGTGCTCCGTGGCACTATGACCAGCCAGCCAATCACTGAGCACAGAACGCTCCGAACACATGAgggaaccaatcagagctcagcaGAGACTCTCGTCTTTAATTGATGAATGGAATCAACCACTTTGCTACATTGAACATTCGAGAATTCATCTTTAAAAGCAGCTCATGTAAGTTtatacaaagaaacaaagatgaCTACATTCATAATTAACGATGGGGCAAGCAAACAGTAAGTAGCAATGTTAGCAAAACTGTTTTAAATGAACGTGCATGGCTTTAAAGGATATATTAAACTTACCAATAGGTGTCCGTGCAGCAGAGACGATGACAACAGGCTCGGTGTTCATGTTGATGGTTGAAGTTGGAGTGATTCAAAGTGTTGTTCCTGTCTGCTCTGGTCTGTCCACACTGCTTCTGCACTGTGAAGCTCTGCTGTTGACACACTGCCTGGCTGTCCTGTCAGACCTGAACTATATGCATGTGTAACTGGTGGGGAAATACACCACAGCGCCACCATGTGTTTGGGAGGAGGAGTGCTCATTCTTTATACAGTAAGGCTCCCCATCAAATAAAATGTAGGCTAATTGTCTTCCTAAATATGaatgttgattattattattattgttatgtaggtttattatttatttaattctcataatatttttatgattattattttgtgttatatcattaaaaaagcatGTGAATATAAGAGATATTTATGTGTGTTGCAACGGCATACTTGCAAACCTTTagaccttaaaaaaagggaggatttcaaaaccaaagtgtgGGGTCTGGGAGTCCTCCCACAGAAAACATTGGAGtctcagagactttgtttcctgcattctggtgactttaaaagagtggaaataacaaaataattaatacagTGCAACaacattttatgttaaacttttaattttacctttaactcccaggaaagaaaaacagaataattctcTCCTCTGGTGTGAACGTGGCGTATGAATCTCTAGcgtaaactaatattcatcagtttttatttatctttgtgtcataAAAAGGGCACAACAGAGACTTTATTTTTTGAGGTGTTTAAAGAAACATTGTATGTCCACAAATACCCTCATCAACTTCTACCGGTCCACAATAGAAAGCAGCTTAACTGGATGCATACTGGTATGGTTTGGCAACATTACATCACATGACCACAACCTCCTGATGAggacagtgaaaacagcataaaaaaaaatgatcggATCACCTTTACCACAGTTACAGGACATTGACACCACTCGCTGCAGGAAGAAAGCACTTTGTATCATGCAGGACACAAGTCATCCAGCATGTATACTCTGTTTTCTTATCTCCCTTCAGGGAAACGCCAACAGAACATTAGAGCTCGGACCTCTCGCCTCAGAGACAGTTTTTACCCTCTGGCGGTCAGGCTATTGAACAGCAGCACTAAATGAgtgcagagctgtggattgttttatgtatgtttttagattgttttataattttatgctcaggtattgtcttatttattgtaatatttattaaacattaatacttttagtatagtattttgtatttttcagcCCCTGTGGGGTAGATTATATGATGAGGCCTTTTAAATATTTATGCTTCAGCACAGCTAATAGGTTATATAAGTAATAATTTTTCATATTAATGTACTGATGGGTAGTAATAATGGGTTTCACTGTGTAGTATTAAAAATCTTTATTGGTATTTGGTCAGTACATGAAAAGGACTGAAGTCAGAATAATATGAACATCGCATATAAACTACTCACAATTCAACAGAGTCTTTTGAACAGAATTTTTTGtcaatgaaaaattaaaattgcattaaaaaagaaaaaaaataacacaggcCAACATCTAAAAATGACCGTGAATATTGCGAAGCTACTGTAATTCAGTGATTTTACTGACTTTTGACGATGAGTTACAACACCAGATGCCTGATTTCAGTGTCAAGAGCTCAAACGAGAACAGCATCGACATGCTCAAAGAAACAGCAGAATGAAACGTACTAGTTTTAAATCATACATCCACTCAATTCAAATCTAACATTAACCCATACCTGTTATATCCCTGTTTAGCAACACAAATGTGACAGAGGCATCACGATAGGCAAGGGGAGGAGGgtgaaaacaaaatgtcttGGACAGCAGCGCTGTGTTACAGACTATGCATTTGTTGCCTtgtttgtatattgtataaaaaagaaaagacagtaCATGTCAGAGTACATTACAAAACCGCACTGTCGCCCGTGCTGGAGTCCAGGCCGTTCTGAGTGTGCCGTGACCCTGCAGTCCTGGTGCCCTTGGTCACCAGGGCAGTCTTGTCCTCATGGGGGTCGGTGGTGGAGTCTGTGTCGTTCGAGTGCTGAGTCAATGACGTCTCGCTGCCTGTCGGAGAGTCCACGCTCTCGTACCCCGCGCTCAGCTGGCTCCCGAAACCCACAGGTCCTCCAACTCTCCCGGCGGCAGTCTGACTCCCCGACGCCTCCTCCGAGTGGTTGGACAGTTTGGTCTCAGTTTCACCGGGGCTGGAAACCATTGGGGACATGGGGAAGTCTTCCTCGGTGCTGCTGACCTCCCGGTACAGGCTGGGCGTGGTGGTCTCGCTCCTCTGGGATGAGTTGCCGTTGCTTGGTCCGTTGGAGACCCTCCCGTAGTCTTTGCCCATCGGCTCGGAGGGTGTGCTGGCCTGCTCGGGCTGGGCGGACGGTTCAGCGGACGAGCAGGAAGCGGCGGGTGAAGTCCTGCTGGGTCCCGCTCCGGTCAACGCCCCCTGAGTTTGAGTCAGCTGCTGACGAGAGTCTTTcaactgctgctgcaggacgAGGATGGTGCTCTGCatcccctccacctcctcgtcCAGCTGGATGATAAAGTCATTCAACTCTGGGAGGGACAGATCAGGAACAAACAAAGAACAAagtcaaaaatcaaaacaacatAGCATTTTCCACTTGGTAAAGATGTGGTGGCTGCTCATGTTCTCACCGTCTTGGCTGCTCTTGAGCTCCTCGCTGTACTTCTTCTGCAGGGCCAACTCCGCCTCCAGCTGGGCGATGCGTCCCTGGGACATCTGCCTACCCAACTCCTGGTTTTCCTGAATCAGCATTCGACACTTGGCCATCAGTTTCTTCCCCGTCTGGCTGCAAGGGAAACAAGTCTCACATCACGCAGTGAACCAGGAGACAAACACAACAGGTAAAGAGATGCCATTAATCTGTTCCAACTGCCTGATCCAAATAAACTCTCCAACCTGGCTATCCCTAAATGACTCTAGTCACAACAGGGGTTTCATTATATTCAAAGGCAATATAAAATTACTGACATAGACCTGTTTTGTACaattaaatgtaaattattTTCTTGCAAAAGACCCAAAGCACTTACATTTTTCTCTAACTAAATTATGagtatgtaataaaaatataaaaagtcctCACTGTGGCTGAAACCCAAAACAAGCTACCTAGAGCCACATTTCTATGGAACTCCATTCTTACACTATAACTTCATTCACCATGTTGCATGTTGAAGAAAAGTGAgcactttaaaaaacaacagtagcAATTCTGTCGTAACCAAATCCCCAAATTTACTGGCTACATCACGGAGTGTGAGGAGaaagcagaataaaaaaaaatgtaacagaaTAACATTAGAATGACACACTACAAAAAAAACCTACAATTTAAATATCAAACCCGCAACTATGAGCAGCATAAAAGGAAATATTAGCAGCAGAACCAGGCACTGGTTTCGTGTAGTCATCACTTTAAACACACAGTGTTTCAACAGTTAAATCAAATCGCTCAAGGCGCTGCTTTCTCAACTTCACAACAGGTTCAGGAATCCTCCAACAGCCCAGCACACCTGTTATTTTTACATTAGCAGTTTATGGCTATGCTTTACAAGGCCCTAATCAAGAAGCCAAATTTGCAAACAAATGGGCATACATGTTATTTAATACCATAACTAACTGCCATCAATTTTGTCTATAAATGCCTTTGGAAGTCAGCTGGCAAGAGGAAAAGGAAATGTTAACAATAACAGCAAGTAACTCAGCGACTGTACCCGATAGAAGCAGTCGTTAAAGTGCTACCAGCTCAGAAATTACTCGTCATAAAAATGCAATCATGCACTGAACATTTAGTTAATTGCATTTCTTCTTGATAGTTATCATGACTACTAATTTCTCCAGAGGACTGGGAGGCTTAAAGGCTGTGTATACACTGCCAGCTCAAATCTCACATAAGTGTGAGAgtataaatttgttttaaaagacaggtaaacacacaacagattccacatgtgtttcattctgaaaGCAGTGGCTAAAGATCTGTGCCACACAGGTGAGACAAGAATGGTCTAATGAGCGCTTAGCGTAAATGGCTGAGGGAGAGATCGTGAGGTCAATcacaaaaatacacagaaatacaataaatacattctCATCAACTCATAACATGACTCGTTAAAAGACATTTGCATTCACAACTTGAAAACAGGACTCGGTGCACCTACAGCAGTGTGTTTCAGTACTTAATGAAGAATTAAGCTAAGCTTAATCCCTCATAAAAGTGCAAATAGTTATACAAGTGTAAACAAAGCCAATCATGCGTCTGggttcacacacactgcagtaaGTGTTTGTTTCGGAGGAAACAAGAGAAAGATCAAATGAAATggcaataaaaagaaacaagtcacaaaataaaacatgtaaatacaCTCTACCGTGAGTGGGCCCATGTTCAAAGACACAGGCGACTGGACCCTCATCCCTGAACCACAGTCCTCTGGACCGAGGATCTGGCTCCGCTCACAGTCTTAACACCATTTCTAGTGGCTCCTCCCCCCACAGTCTTACTTTTAATCCTACAAACTTTCCTCATGTTACTGCAATGTGTCTAGGCTGTCCAA is drawn from Sebastes umbrosus isolate fSebUmb1 chromosome 18, fSebUmb1.pri, whole genome shotgun sequence and contains these coding sequences:
- the acat2 gene encoding acetyl-CoA acetyltransferase, cytosolic — its product is MNTEPVVIVSAARTPIGSLNGALSTVPLPDLCSVVIKDVLKRAGVKPDEVSEVIMGHVLTAGQGQNPARQASVGAGIPYPVPAWSCQMVCGSGLKAVCLGAQSIQTGESAVVVAGGMESMSRAPHTLQMRAGVKMGDASLQDSMVADGLTDAFHGYHMGITAENVAKQWEVSREEQDLFAVQSQNKTEAAQKAGHFDQEIVPVMVPSRKGPVEVKTDEYPRHGSNMDSMSKLRPCFIKNSSGTVTAGNASGINDGAAATVLMSQSEAGRRGLKPMARIVAWAQAGLDPSIMGTGPIPSIRKAVEKAGWQLDQVDLFEINEAFSAQSIAVVKELGLNLDKVNVSGGAISLGHPIGMSGCRVLVTLLHALQRTGGQKGVASLCIGGGMGIAMCVETV
- the LOC119476627 gene encoding pre-mRNA-splicing regulator WTAP — protein: MTNEEPLPKKVRLSESDMKTLTREELCTRWKQHEAYVQVLEAKYTELCSNDVTGLKESEEKLKQQQQESARRENILVMRLATKEQEMQECTTQIQYLKQVQQPSAAQLRSSMVDPAINLFFLKMKAELEQTKDKLEQAQNELSAWKFTPDSQTGKKLMAKCRMLIQENQELGRQMSQGRIAQLEAELALQKKYSEELKSSQDELNDFIIQLDEEVEGMQSTILVLQQQLKDSRQQLTQTQGALTGAGPSRTSPAASCSSAEPSAQPEQASTPSEPMGKDYGRVSNGPSNGNSSQRSETTTPSLYREVSSTEEDFPMSPMVSSPGETETKLSNHSEEASGSQTAAGRVGGPVGFGSQLSAGYESVDSPTGSETSLTQHSNDTDSTTDPHEDKTALVTKGTRTAGSRHTQNGLDSSTGDSAVL